A stretch of DNA from Streptomyces sp. NBC_01197:
GGCCGGTAGCCGGGCAGCTCCAGCTGCGGCGGCCAGGAGAACGTCGTCTGCGCCTGCAGTGCGTCCTTGGCGATGTCCACCAGCACCGGTCCCGGCCGCCCGGTAGAGGCGACCTGGAACGCCTCGGCGATCACCCGCGGGATGTCGGCCGCGTCGGTGACCAGCCAGTTGTGCTTGGTGATCGGCATCGTGATGCCGCAGATGTCCGCCTCCTGGAAGGCGTCCGTACCGATGGAGGCGGAAGCCACCTGGCCGGTGATCGCGACCAGCGGGACCGAGTCCATGTGTGCGTCGGCGATCGGCGTGACCAGGTTGGTGGCGCCCGGCCCCGAGGTGGCCATGCACACCCCGACCTTGCCGGTGGCCTGCGCATAACCGGTGGCCGCGTGACCCGCTCCCTGCTCGTGGCGGACCAGGATGTGACGGACCCGGGTGGAGTCCATCATCGGGTCGTACGCCGGGAGGATCGCACCGCCGGGAATGCCGAATACCGTATCGGCCCCGACTTCCTCGAGAGAACGGATGAGGGACTGCGCGCCCGTGACGTGCTCGACGGTGGCGGACGAAGGTCCGCCGTTACGGGCCCGCGGCTGCGGGTGGTGGGCCCCGGTGGCCTGCTCGGTCATCGGCATTCTCTTCTCGAAGCTGAGGGTTTTTGCGGGGATTTTCGCGGTGTTCCGGTGGTGCTGGTGCAACAAAAAACCCCCCGTGCCGTGAGGCAAGCGAGGGGAGCGCGTCGGGGGCGTTGAGCGGAGCTGGTGAGGAGCTCTGCTTCAGCCGACGCGCTTTCCAAGTACGAGAATTCGGGTGGTCATGGCACTGACCCTCCTCCCGCCCCCCGGTGACTGTCAAGTGGGTGGGACAGGCGTCTCATTATTTGAACCGGCGAAGGACCGTGTTCCGAGCAGTACCGGCCTGGCCGCGCCACCCGGCAGGGGGAAGCGAGAACGGCTCAGTGAGCGGCGCAGCCGGTACTCGTCCAATGGCCCGGCGAAAGCCATGCCCTGTCCGTGGGTGCATCCCATGGCACGCAGCGCTGTCACCTGTTCGGGTAAATCGACCCCGTCCGCGACCGACTGCATACCCAGATCGCAGGCGATGCGCAGCAGCCCGCTGGTGATTTTATGCAGCCGCGCCGATTCCACCACGCCCTCGACCAGTCCGCGGTCCAGTTTGAGTACGTCGACGGGCAGCCGCCTCAGTGCGTTTATCGCGGCGTACCCCCGGCCGAATCCGTCCAGGGCGATCCGCACACCGTGCCTGCGCAGGACCATCAGACGGCGCTCCAGCTCCTCGAAGGCGATCCTCGGGTCGCTGTCGGCGATCTCGATGACCAGGGCGCCGGAGGGCAGCCCGTGCCGGGAGAGGAGCGCCTCGATGGACCCGAGCGGCATGGATCTGTCCAGCAGCCTGCGGGCGGAGAGGCGCACGGCCACCGGCACCTGGTGCCCGGCGCCGCCGCGGTCCGCGGCCTGCTCGACGGCCTCTTCGAGCAGCCATCGGCTGAGCTCGCCGGTGCGCGCGCCCTCGGCCAGGTCCCCGGTCTCGTGGACCCGGAGGAACTCCGCCGGGGTGAAGAGGATGCCCTGGGTGGACCGCCAGCGGGCGTGAGCGGCGACAGCGGCGATCTGTCCGGTGGTGAGATTCACTACGGGCTGGTGCAGCAGGGCGAACTCGCCGTCGTGCAGCGCGGTACGGAGCCTGGCGGTCAGCTCGGACCGGCGGACGACCTCGGCCTGCATCTGCGGCGCGTACAGCTCGACGCGGTTCTTGCCGCCGGCTTTCGCACGGTACATGGCGAGGTCGGCGTTGCGCATCAGGTCGGTCGGGGTGATACCCGACTCGGCGAAGGCGACGCCGATGGAGGCCGCGACCCGCACCTCGCTGCCCTCGATCCGGTACGGCTCGGAGAGCCGCAGCCGGAGCCGGTCGGCGATCTCGTGGACCTGGGATTCGCGGGCGGACTGGTCCTGGCCGCCGTTGCCGATGATCAGGGCGGCGAACTCGTCGCCGCCGAGCCGGGCCGCCGTGTCCGCGGCCCGGACGGATTCCTGGAGGCGGCGGGCGGCCTGGATCAGCAGCTCGTCCCCGGCCTGGTGGCCGATGGTGTCGTTCACCGCCTTGAAGCCGTCCAGATCGATGAAGAGCACCGCTGTGCCGTGGTCCGTCGCTCTGCGCCCGAAGAGCGCCTTGCGGACCCGGTCGGTGAAGAGCGCGCGGTTGGGCAGGCCGGTGAGCGGATCGTGCTCGGCGTTGTGCTGCAACTGCGCCTGGAGCCGGACCCGTTCGGTCACGTCCCTGCTGTTGAAGATCAAACCGCCCTGGTGGCGGTTGACCGTGGACTCGACATTGAGCCAGTCGCCGGTGCCGGATCTGAAGCGGCAC
This window harbors:
- a CDS encoding putative bifunctional diguanylate cyclase/phosphodiesterase; the protein is MSASGALLARQPAPGGPAGLLSQLLLAVVCGGYAVGSAFDWGSKQLALVMGDFGLSFAAALAAVSCLFYARTREIRFRPAWLLFALSSAMASCGNAVWGWYEVVLRVPVPSPSLADLFFLCFAPPAIVGLLVLAKRPVTRAGWVCLALDAWLIGGSLLTLSWSLALAHTARLEGSHESVAHAALSLAYPLLDIVLVSMVLALHFRRSNANRSAINTAIAGLALTVLSDALFTSPLLRANYHSGQLLDAGWFAGSLLLAYAPWAARLGATGFTGADPAPEPRGIRQPGRPSRPIAGSLSALTPYLAAAVCTLGILDNVIDGRRVDRVVVFTGCTVVLALVVRQGIMLVDNIALTHELAQKENHFRSLVQGSSDVIMIAAPTGILRYVSPAAAGVYGRDAEELIGSELASLIHSEDLGRVVHEVRRFLAASPATEPTTRIECRFRSGTGDWLNVESTVNRHQGGLIFNSRDVTERVRLQAQLQHNAEHDPLTGLPNRALFTDRVRKALFGRRATDHGTAVLFIDLDGFKAVNDTIGHQAGDELLIQAARRLQESVRAADTAARLGGDEFAALIIGNGGQDQSARESQVHEIADRLRLRLSEPYRIEGSEVRVAASIGVAFAESGITPTDLMRNADLAMYRAKAGGKNRVELYAPQMQAEVVRRSELTARLRTALHDGEFALLHQPVVNLTTGQIAAVAAHARWRSTQGILFTPAEFLRVHETGDLAEGARTGELSRWLLEEAVEQAADRGGAGHQVPVAVRLSARRLLDRSMPLGSIEALLSRHGLPSGALVIEIADSDPRIAFEELERRLMVLRRHGVRIALDGFGRGYAAINALRRLPVDVLKLDRGLVEGVVESARLHKITSGLLRIACDLGMQSVADGVDLPEQVTALRAMGCTHGQGMAFAGPLDEYRLRRSLSRSRFPLPGGAARPVLLGTRSFAGSNNETPVPPT